The Trichocoleus desertorum ATA4-8-CV12 genome includes a window with the following:
- a CDS encoding AarF/ABC1/UbiB kinase family protein, translating to MPEAVTEAEVAEAEFDPEIAGLRYDPVAIADYYRSRPLQVWGRLLTIIWPFLTFGLSLWWDKRTGQGAKNQRRRAIRLREILTALGPAYIKVGQALSTRPDLVPPLFLEELTQLQDQLPPFPNELAYQFIEEELGDRPEDVYAELTPQPIAAASLGQVYKGRLKTGEVVAVKVQRPGLAQNITLDLYLLRGLAAWAQRNIKQVRSDLIAILDEFGSRVFEEMDYIHEGHNAERFARLYGHLPDIYVPKIYWEYTQRRVLTMEWINGTKLTQPEQLKAQGIDASYLIEVGVQCSLRQLLEHGFFHADPHPGNLLATPDGKLAYLDFGMMSEVKPYQRYGLIEAVVHMVNRDFEGLAHDYVKLEFLTPETDLTPIIPALANVFSNALGASVAELNFKSITDEFSALMYEYPFRVPAYYALIIRSLVTLEGIAINVDPDFKVLSKAYPYVSKRLLTDPAPELRNSLRDLLFKDGSFRWNRLENLLKNARNSQDYDLNQVMNQAVDFLFSERGAFIRNRLVDEIIKGVDALGRNALYNLTYLVRERVGLAVNQQVAAPADEQQSLEHIKRIWGILRETQGFDAAQLLPLIPRLLAKPETQHMGQQIASGLAQRVAARFIREVLLKEDAASGTPRSATNGSSSRSSGVNSSPPLALPAAAR from the coding sequence TGACCCAGTGGCGATCGCAGACTATTACCGCTCCAGACCGTTGCAAGTATGGGGGCGCTTACTCACCATTATTTGGCCATTTTTGACCTTTGGGCTGAGCTTATGGTGGGACAAGCGGACAGGACAAGGAGCTAAAAACCAACGCCGTCGTGCCATTCGCTTGCGGGAAATCTTGACTGCGCTGGGGCCAGCCTACATTAAAGTCGGGCAAGCCCTCTCCACGCGGCCTGATCTGGTTCCCCCGCTGTTTTTAGAAGAACTGACTCAACTTCAAGATCAGTTACCGCCCTTTCCCAACGAGCTAGCTTACCAGTTTATTGAAGAAGAGCTAGGCGATCGCCCTGAAGATGTTTACGCTGAATTGACACCTCAACCCATTGCAGCGGCATCTTTAGGACAGGTTTACAAAGGCAGACTAAAAACCGGAGAAGTGGTCGCAGTTAAGGTACAGCGGCCTGGTTTAGCCCAAAATATTACCCTAGACCTATATTTGCTTAGAGGTCTCGCAGCTTGGGCTCAGCGAAACATTAAACAAGTCCGGAGTGACCTTATTGCCATCTTGGATGAATTCGGAAGCCGTGTCTTCGAAGAGATGGATTACATCCACGAAGGGCACAATGCAGAGCGATTTGCTCGCCTTTACGGTCACTTGCCAGATATTTATGTCCCCAAAATTTATTGGGAATATACTCAGCGGCGCGTGCTGACAATGGAATGGATCAACGGCACCAAGCTAACTCAGCCAGAGCAACTTAAAGCTCAAGGCATTGACGCGAGCTACCTGATTGAGGTGGGAGTGCAGTGCTCCTTACGCCAACTCCTAGAACATGGCTTTTTCCATGCTGACCCGCACCCAGGTAACTTACTAGCCACACCAGACGGCAAGCTGGCTTATCTAGACTTCGGTATGATGAGTGAGGTCAAGCCCTATCAGCGCTACGGTTTGATTGAAGCCGTGGTTCATATGGTGAACCGGGACTTTGAGGGTTTAGCCCACGATTATGTCAAGCTAGAATTTCTGACTCCAGAAACTGACCTCACCCCAATTATTCCCGCTCTAGCGAACGTCTTCAGTAACGCCCTTGGCGCGAGTGTGGCGGAGCTAAATTTCAAGAGCATTACCGACGAGTTCTCGGCGCTGATGTACGAATATCCCTTTCGGGTGCCCGCTTACTATGCGTTGATCATTCGATCGCTCGTCACCCTAGAAGGCATTGCGATCAACGTAGATCCTGATTTTAAGGTGCTCAGCAAAGCCTATCCTTATGTCTCCAAGCGCCTGTTAACCGATCCTGCTCCGGAACTACGCAACTCCCTCCGCGACCTGCTGTTCAAAGATGGCAGCTTCCGGTGGAACCGTTTAGAGAATTTGCTCAAAAACGCCCGCAACAGCCAGGACTATGACTTAAATCAAGTCATGAACCAGGCAGTAGATTTTCTCTTCTCAGAACGAGGGGCGTTCATTCGCAACAGATTAGTTGATGAAATTATTAAAGGAGTGGATGCACTGGGCCGCAATGCCCTCTATAACCTCACATACTTAGTGCGGGAGCGGGTAGGGTTAGCCGTCAACCAACAAGTGGCTGCTCCAGCTGATGAACAGCAAAGTCTAGAACACATTAAACGGATTTGGGGCATTCTTCGGGAAACTCAAGGCTTTGACGCAGCTCAACTGCTACCCTTAATTCCTCGGTTGTTGGCTAAGCCAGAAACTCAGCACATGGGGCAGCAAATCGCTAGTGGTTTAGCCCAACGAGTGGCAGCTCGCTTCATTC